From Oncorhynchus clarkii lewisi isolate Uvic-CL-2024 chromosome 26, UVic_Ocla_1.0, whole genome shotgun sequence, the proteins below share one genomic window:
- the LOC139385155 gene encoding LOW QUALITY PROTEIN: secretogranin-3-like (The sequence of the model RefSeq protein was modified relative to this genomic sequence to represent the inferred CDS: substituted 1 base at 1 genomic stop codon), with the protein MASKGMGVLLLLGIFAVTVSQISAFPTPAEDDKAVVYNRRLTEERPIQEQIAEADDVKAAVESADTKPAVEPKEVKEPEPEQENDDFTLLKSLAEGQRSKETNETPVRESLEKEPYFPDESDSTKNRRLVEDYDSTKMENGKYQDDPESFRQVDGTPLTAEDIVQKIATKIYEEDDRGVFDRIVSKLLRLGLITDSQADSLEYEVAEALQDLITKNAKNNEIEDLGEDYPVTRGDQDDQNPDASMDVTGSPNHRYDEEDDDEDQAAIDDDVDRGEGDDTVDNTWDRESEGEGEEEERSEGERDEGNELSPEDGLQDLQYFPNFYRLLKSLDSEQDAQERETLITIMKTLIDFVKMMVKYGTITPEEGVSYLENLDAMIALQTKNKLGKTLGISGIIPPTGKTPEDDDNTKAEAAKMQKEYENLKDSTKEEAPSTETRGQFKKDCVCSEHVTRVTISVEQFEXTFQNVISLSIIDHPGKSEIYLEAIRKNIEWLKKHNKDEGKDDYDLSKLRDFMDQQVDSYIDKGIIEKGEGETIKRIYGSL; encoded by the exons atGGCGTCCAAAGGAATGGGAGTTCTCCTTCTGCTCGGGATTTTTGCTGTGACTGTCTCCCAGATTTCTGCTTTTCCCACACCTGCCGAGGATG ATAAAGCTGTAGTTTACAACAGACGACTGACTGAGGAGAGACCAATCCAGGAGCAG ATTGCAGAGGCAGATGATGTAAAAGCAGCAGTGGAGTCTGCAG acACCAAACCTGCTGTGGAGCCTAAAGAGGTGaaagagccagaaccagaacaagagaACGATGACTTCACTCTGCTCAAGTCCCTGGCCgaaggtcaaaggtcaaaagAGACCAATGAGACGCCGGTCAGAGAGAGCCTGGAGAAGGAGCCTTACTTTCCAGACGAATCAGATTCCACCAAGAACCGCCGGCTAGTCGAAGACTATGACTCAACAAAGATGGAAAACGGCAAGTACCAAG ATGACCCAGAGAGCTTCAGGCAGGTGGATGGTACCCCTCTAACGGCTGAAGACATCGTCCAGAAGATCGCTACTAAGATATACGAGGAGGACGACAGAGGTGTATTTGACAGGATCGTCTCCAAGCTGCTCAGACTGGGCCTG ATAacagacagccaggcagacagTCTGGAGTACGAGGTAGCCGAAGCTCTTCAGGACCTCATCACTAAGAACGCAAAGAACAATGAGATCGAGGACCTGGGAGAGGACTATCCCGTGACCCGGGGTGACCAGGATGACCAGAATCCCGACGCTAGCATG gaTGTTACTGGTTCCCCCAACCATCGGTACGATGAagaagatgatgatgaagatcAGGCGGCCATTGATGACGacgtggacagaggagagggggatgacacAGTGGATAACACctgggatagagagagtgagggagaaggggaggaggaggagaggagtgaaggagagagagatgagggaaacGAGTTGAGCCCAGAGGATGGTCTTCAGGACCTTCAGTACTTCCCCAACTTCTACCGTCTGCTAAAGAGTCTAGACTCAG AGCAAGACGCCcaggagagagagactctgaTCACTATCATGAAGACTCTGATTGACTTTGTCAAGATGATGGTGAAATATGGAACCATCACACCTGAAGAGGGAGTCTCCTACCTTG AGAACCTGGATGCTATGATCGCTCTGCAGACCAAGAATAAGCTGGGGAAAACACTGGGGATCTCTGGCATCATCCCTCCTACAG GGAAGACCCCAGAGGACGATGACAACACCAAGGCAGAGGCGGCCAAGATGCAGAAAGAGTATGAGAACCTGAAAGACTCAACCAAGGAAGAAGCGCCGTCCACTGAGACCAGAGGCCAGTTCAAGAAGGATTGTGTTTGCAGCGAACATGTTACCAGAGTAACCATTTCAGTTGAACAATTTGAATGAACATTTCAAAatgttatctccctctctattaTAGATCACCCAGGCAAGTCTGAGATCTACTTGGAAGCCATCAGGAAGAACATTGAGTGGCTGAAGAAACACAACAAAGACGAGGGCAAAGACG